A part of Fimbriiglobus ruber genomic DNA contains:
- a CDS encoding WD40 repeat domain-containing protein, whose amino-acid sequence MSIARLRLLVCCLLPGVVLTGLTRERSDPHDRPANAIGPRVAVAPMPRPAPKEHPLPVGAVRRFGTTWLEAHGTVTELTFAAGDAWLVGCEDGGIRIWDVRTGGVVRRFGDGDPTAYRSPHILPDNRILSVVASRWLTTNEPGPLQAAVTIRRYDTLTGLELARIPIEGLERGPSCSAYSPDGTALYVVGDRPPLLKFDTLTGRRLWSYQPNPATLPRGVVVSPDGRTVALTTHGPDAGLRMLNAKTGEMLFAVPGQEGGPGTPAFSPDSQSIAVGTTVDGKGVAVWGLYPLRVRRLFDINSSVHFRPYYTPDGKTVALWGWQTSPEPEPPKTTAELQMRAVARHMPQSFSILHFDPATGTLRSANLSGALWSWAVASSIPPPVAFSPNGRLMAVGNQPGAISGDGIRLYDTRNGSDLAPYSLSDHLDEIRVPNFLYDDRQLNVTETNGGEIITRDLVTDQVSREKKSDDKTRRLLEKILDLTVHSADGRLKIDRLEASFQKPHVYSVRDSATDREVARVSTTDEHESLLGFGTNSKQLLICADDFFRVYDVATGKLQPGLGFGPLSPNALRPWGGLSSDGRYVHCRCRQNEPIGGSDLVGNATILETTTWQRVRLLPSDAGKRFHWENNGRFTLRTEESQYPWAPTTQHVEEWGVVFGCLSSRQVRLPERACTTMSRNGRMLAAWWNQKEGAGYTIRIYESETGRERHRFVCYEPFKWVALSSRGRFLFSRHPSIPHILWDLRGDLTDPQPRPDAAGLTRAWTALTSDDAPTAFQAVRLLAQYPDISLPLLRAKISPVAPPDPAAVGRFLADLDADDFLKRERAGKELEKIGRTVIPALQTAARDATSAEVARRAQDLVTRIGHQPPGGPDPVLTRALEVVEWADTPDAVKLLEYWATGAGGARLTEEAKAALARLVAK is encoded by the coding sequence ATGTCTATTGCACGACTGCGACTGCTCGTCTGCTGCCTCCTCCCCGGTGTCGTTCTCACGGGCTTGACCCGGGAGCGGTCGGACCCTCACGACCGCCCGGCGAACGCTATCGGGCCGCGGGTAGCGGTCGCCCCGATGCCGCGGCCGGCGCCCAAAGAACACCCTCTGCCGGTTGGCGCAGTTCGCCGGTTCGGGACCACCTGGCTTGAGGCGCATGGCACAGTCACCGAGTTGACCTTCGCGGCCGGCGATGCCTGGTTGGTCGGGTGCGAGGACGGGGGTATTCGTATCTGGGACGTGCGCACGGGCGGAGTCGTCCGGCGGTTCGGAGACGGCGACCCTACGGCATACCGATCCCCCCATATTTTACCGGATAACCGGATACTTTCCGTTGTCGCCTCGCGCTGGTTAACGACAAACGAGCCCGGACCACTTCAAGCCGCCGTGACCATCCGGCGGTACGACACCCTGACCGGCCTGGAACTCGCCCGCATCCCGATCGAGGGTTTGGAACGCGGCCCGAGTTGTTCGGCGTACAGTCCGGACGGAACCGCGTTGTATGTGGTCGGTGATCGCCCCCCACTGCTCAAGTTCGACACCTTGACCGGCCGGCGGCTCTGGAGTTATCAACCGAACCCGGCGACACTGCCGCGGGGGGTGGTCGTCTCACCGGACGGTCGGACGGTCGCCCTGACCACCCACGGGCCGGACGCTGGTTTGCGCATGTTGAATGCGAAGACCGGGGAGATGTTGTTCGCAGTCCCCGGCCAAGAGGGCGGCCCGGGAACCCCAGCGTTCTCGCCGGACAGCCAGTCGATCGCTGTTGGCACGACCGTCGACGGGAAAGGGGTCGCCGTCTGGGGCCTGTACCCGCTCCGCGTTCGTCGCCTGTTCGACATCAACTCGTCGGTTCACTTCCGGCCATACTACACCCCGGACGGCAAGACGGTCGCACTTTGGGGCTGGCAAACGTCGCCCGAGCCGGAGCCCCCGAAAACCACGGCTGAATTGCAAATGCGCGCGGTGGCACGACACATGCCGCAATCTTTTTCGATTCTCCATTTCGACCCGGCAACCGGAACATTGCGGTCCGCAAATCTGAGCGGAGCGTTGTGGAGTTGGGCTGTTGCGTCGAGTATCCCGCCGCCGGTCGCGTTCTCCCCGAACGGAAGGCTCATGGCCGTAGGAAATCAACCTGGCGCAATAAGTGGCGATGGGATTCGGCTCTACGATACGAGAAATGGAAGCGACTTGGCCCCCTATTCTCTTTCAGACCACCTGGACGAAATTAGGGTCCCGAATTTTCTATACGATGATCGCCAGCTTAACGTGACCGAGACGAATGGTGGCGAAATTATTACCCGGGATCTGGTCACGGATCAGGTCTCACGGGAAAAGAAATCGGACGATAAGACCCGACGATTGCTTGAAAAAATTTTGGATCTGACGGTCCACTCCGCAGACGGCCGACTGAAGATTGATCGGCTGGAAGCGAGCTTCCAAAAACCGCACGTGTATAGCGTAAGAGATTCCGCAACGGACCGGGAAGTCGCCCGGGTGTCAACTACGGACGAACACGAGTCATTGCTCGGATTCGGAACAAATAGCAAGCAGTTACTTATATGCGCGGATGATTTTTTTCGCGTTTATGATGTGGCGACCGGAAAGCTACAGCCGGGACTTGGTTTTGGGCCGCTATCTCCAAACGCACTTAGACCCTGGGGTGGTCTTTCATCGGATGGCCGTTACGTGCATTGCCGGTGTCGGCAGAATGAACCGATCGGGGGTAGCGACCTTGTCGGGAACGCGACCATTCTAGAAACCACAACCTGGCAGCGCGTTCGCCTCCTACCTTCAGACGCGGGCAAGCGTTTTCATTGGGAGAACAACGGTCGTTTCACGCTCCGTACCGAGGAATCACAATATCCCTGGGCCCCCACGACCCAGCACGTCGAAGAATGGGGTGTCGTTTTCGGCTGCCTGAGTTCTCGCCAGGTTCGCCTCCCGGAACGGGCGTGTACCACGATGAGCCGGAACGGACGGATGTTAGCCGCGTGGTGGAACCAGAAAGAGGGCGCCGGATATACGATCCGCATTTACGAGTCAGAAACCGGGCGTGAACGTCACCGGTTCGTCTGCTATGAGCCGTTCAAGTGGGTGGCACTCTCGTCCCGCGGGCGATTTTTATTCAGCAGGCACCCCAGCATCCCGCACATACTCTGGGATCTCCGTGGCGATCTGACCGACCCGCAACCCCGGCCGGACGCCGCCGGGCTCACACGGGCGTGGACCGCTCTCACCTCGGACGATGCCCCAACCGCGTTCCAGGCCGTCCGCCTCCTGGCTCAGTACCCGGACATATCGCTTCCCCTGCTCCGGGCCAAGATTTCCCCGGTCGCGCCGCCCGATCCCGCAGCCGTGGGCCGGTTCCTCGCCGACCTGGACGCAGACGACTTCCTCAAGCGGGAACGAGCTGGGAAAGAACTTGAGAAGATCGGCCGGACCGTCATCCCCGCGCTGCAAACGGCTGCCCGGGACGCCACGTCGGCTGAAGTCGCCCGCCGGGCCCAAGACCTCGTCACCCGAATCGGCCACCAACCGCCGGGCGGCCCGGACCCGGTCCTTACTCGGGCGCTCGAAGTGGTCGAGTGGGCCGACACGCCGGACGCCGTGAAGTTGCTCGAATATTGGGCCACGGGCGCGGGCGGGGCTCGCCTCACCGAGGAGGCCAAGGCCGCCCTCGCCCGACTCGTGGCGAAGTAG
- a CDS encoding (Fe-S)-binding protein gives MSTTASEKTALPVLPHKPGDGPKLDYELVLDCVHCGLCTAACPTYVETGNEADSPRGRIYLMRQVIDGALELDETVKGHLDLCLNCRACETACPSGVQYGKLIEPFRAHMAEIEPGRATAALNAIQRWMLFKIFPSRAKTRFALVPARLAQWTGLDWLTRKSGALNLLPKSLRTMHGMLPALKSHYGSLPEVLPAEGPKRARVALFLGCVADALYPQTNYATAKVLQKNGCEVIIPRGQVCCGALHYHSGAEKEAMNLAAENCEVFGATDPNWKDVDAVITNAAGCGAMLKDYAHMMHHHPQAEAAARFNAKVKDISEFLYELGAIKPTHPLRIKATYHDACHLRHAQQIQKQPRALLEMIPGLELVPLNETELCCGAAGSYNLTQPEMAEKLGDRKAENIKATGARALFTGNVGCLMQITRHLKKVSPDMWVAHPIDALWASYSGEMPAELQ, from the coding sequence ATGTCCACCACCGCCAGTGAAAAAACCGCCCTCCCGGTCCTCCCGCACAAGCCGGGGGACGGGCCGAAGCTCGATTACGAGTTGGTCCTCGACTGCGTCCACTGCGGGCTCTGCACGGCTGCCTGCCCGACGTACGTGGAGACGGGGAACGAGGCCGACTCGCCCCGCGGGCGAATCTACCTCATGCGCCAGGTCATCGACGGCGCGCTCGAACTCGACGAGACGGTCAAGGGCCACCTCGACCTCTGCCTGAACTGCCGGGCGTGCGAGACCGCCTGCCCGTCTGGCGTGCAGTACGGCAAGCTGATCGAGCCGTTCCGGGCCCACATGGCCGAGATCGAACCCGGCCGGGCGACCGCCGCGTTGAACGCGATCCAACGGTGGATGCTGTTCAAGATCTTCCCGTCGCGGGCCAAGACCCGGTTCGCCCTGGTCCCCGCGCGGCTCGCCCAGTGGACCGGGCTCGACTGGCTGACGCGGAAGTCCGGCGCGCTGAACCTGCTGCCCAAGTCCCTCCGCACGATGCACGGAATGCTGCCCGCCCTGAAGTCGCACTACGGGTCGCTCCCCGAGGTGTTGCCGGCCGAGGGGCCGAAGCGGGCGCGGGTCGCCCTCTTCCTCGGCTGCGTGGCCGACGCCCTCTACCCGCAGACCAACTACGCGACCGCGAAAGTCCTCCAGAAAAACGGCTGCGAGGTCATCATCCCGCGCGGGCAGGTCTGCTGCGGCGCGCTGCACTACCACAGCGGGGCGGAAAAGGAGGCGATGAACCTCGCGGCCGAGAACTGCGAGGTGTTCGGGGCGACCGACCCGAACTGGAAGGACGTGGACGCGGTCATCACCAACGCGGCCGGCTGCGGGGCGATGCTGAAGGACTACGCCCACATGATGCACCACCACCCGCAAGCCGAGGCGGCCGCCCGGTTCAACGCGAAGGTCAAGGACATCAGCGAGTTCCTGTACGAACTCGGGGCGATCAAGCCGACCCACCCGCTGCGGATCAAGGCGACCTACCACGACGCCTGCCACCTGCGGCACGCCCAGCAGATCCAGAAGCAACCCCGCGCCTTGCTCGAAATGATCCCCGGCCTCGAACTCGTCCCGCTGAACGAGACCGAACTCTGCTGCGGGGCGGCCGGCAGCTACAACCTGACCCAACCCGAGATGGCCGAGAAACTCGGCGACCGCAAGGCGGAGAACATCAAGGCGACCGGCGCACGGGCCTTGTTCACCGGGAACGTCGGGTGTCTGATGCAGATCACCCGTCACTTGAAGAAGGTCTCGCCGGACATGTGGGTCGCGCACCCGATCGACGCCCTGTGGGCCAGCTACAGCGGCGAGATGCCGGCGGAACTGCAGTAG